A segment of the Carya illinoinensis cultivar Pawnee chromosome 1, C.illinoinensisPawnee_v1, whole genome shotgun sequence genome:
aaaatctcaattcaataataactttaaaagtaatattctaataatattttattcaactttcaacttttatctcatttcatctcattatccaaataacCGGCCccttaaacataaaaatttaagaaaaaaaaaaaactatgaagTAGAAATTGAGTTTATAAACACTTAGGACTTGTTTTGACATGTAGAATATCTCATACtatatgtgaataataatgaaatcatttataaatagtaatagaatagttttgagttaagatattgtattgagttttgagaaatgtgagataaaatcttgaataaaaatattataaaattacaaaattatttaaatgttaTTTTCGTTgcgagatttaaaaaaattttatatttttttgtgttttatttgagagtttgaaaaaattgttttgtatttggatGATATTTAGGTAATGagtaaatgaaaaagttgaatatttaaaattaaaaagcgttttgtgtttgagtaaaTATGGTTGAAAGAAAATTTATGAGTATATATATTGACAATACCTTAGTGTCCAACCTAGCCCGTATTGTACTAGGTATAAAGTCCATCATGATGAGATCATTTGAATCCTAAAAGCTCCTAGAACCTAAGGTATGAGAgatataaatacataaaatatgcTCTATATTATTTATCAAGTATTTGATACTGCTCGAAAAACTCACTTAGCCAagcaactatatataatagatgtggAGTTCATTTTatgtgtgtatatttttttaaaataaatgattgaTAGTGACATGCTATATATGTTAGTATAGAAGTGCATGTGGAGATAACTATACATGCACTGCAACGTGGTGTGACATTCTTCCATTTGTCTATCATGCTGTTGAGGTATCCCTTCTAATTGGGCTTGAACTCATGAGTCGGGTCAAGTTCCTCTTACATAGATTGTAGACTCTCTATCCCACTTATTTGATTTCGGCTGATCAGGTAGACACAGGACATCTCATTGCTTATATTTAACATGTATTAAGTATGCTTTGATTTTTTAaagtgataatatatattttttggtaaTTCTAGTGAGATAGTAGTGCTCGATCGAGAGGAGACTGCATGGGTAAAATTAGAACAAATGGGCACGTATTGAACGTACCATAGGTCTGGGCTAATGTTCCTTGGCTTAGCTATGGAGACCACTAGAAGGTAGTTTGATACGATACAACAAATTaattgattaagaaaaaatggcGATTAGAGAAAGTGAGAAAGTACTGTCATAGCTAAAAACAACACTATATCTTTTGACGATTTTAAGGAACACTGGTAATTATACCAGCATGTGGAACTCACACATTGGTAGGAATGGGTTGAGACACATTTTGTAGTTACGAGGCCAAGAAATACGTTGGTGTTGACTAGTGAATGGTCATCGTAGTCGTAGATCCAAAATAGCGCGTAAGATTCACACATAATGTGAACATTTAAATCAACATTTAGGAAGTATTAtgatacaacatatatacactTTGGGTGGTCGATCGAAAGGTGACATATCGAAACTTTTTTAACCTAATCAACAGGAAAATAAtagaatagaaaataaaattataaacaaggGCTCaatggaagaaaagagagaaaatgaagggaagAGAGGGGAGGAAGAAAGGGACAGTGGCTGAGCTAAAAGATTGAGACAGACGTTATTTTAGAGAGAGCTCCTCTTTCTTCTATCTGTATACATGCTTAAGAAAGAAGATTGAGACGTGATCACTGATTGGAGACATTAATTAAGGAGGTAATTAAAGACAGCGCAGAGAGGAGGAATACCAGCAGACAAAACATATGAAGGCGAAGTATCATGGTAAATAAAAAGTAACAAGGAATGCCATTTTCATGGGTTGGCCGCTTTCCCATCTCTAGACCGTAATAATAAGTAGATCCAAAAATAAGAGattaatgagaaaaagaaagtggTCTCCAACCAACACCAATGACCAACcccaattctctctctccctctctctccccttatATTAGCCTTTCCACACTCTTCACAACTTCAGGGCTCAACCTCAAAATCCAGCTCTCCCAAACTCAAACCCATACACAGATACATACACTTTTGAGTCCTTCCACTCTCTCAAtcccctctttctttcttcccttctgacacaaccaaaccaaaaagaaaaacacactcaaaaaagagagagaaattaagaaattaagcTATATGCAGATGGCTTCGCCTCCAGACACAAGCAAGACCATAAAGCTAGAGCGCTACAACAGCTACCTCCGCAGAGTAAACAGCACAAAACTCCTCAATGCCTCCTCCAAGATCTTGTTCCGAGCCACTCTCCTCATCGCCCTTGCCCTCATCTTCTACTTCACCCTCAATTACCCTCCCCTCATTTCCGATACTAATCCTGGCCGGCATCTCCACACTCACCACAACTTTCTCTCCTCCGCCCTCTACGGCCCCCGCGCCGGTGGCCCCACCTGGGAGAAGCAGGTCCGCCACTCCTCCACCCCCCGCCGTCCTAACGGAATGTCCGTCCTCGTCACCGGCGCCGGTGGATTCGTTGGCTCTCACTGTTCCCTCGCCTTGAAGAAACGCGGCGATGGCGTCCTTGGCCTCGACAACTTTAACGACTACTACGATCCGTCGTTGAAGCGCGCGAGACAGGCGTTGTTGCTCAAACACCAAGTCTTCATCGTCGAAGGAGATTTGAACGATGCCCCATTGCTCACCAAGCTCTTCGACGTCGTTCCCTTCACCCACGTCCTCCACCTCGCTGCCCAGGCCGGGGTTCGCTACGCCATGCAGAACCCACAATCCTACGTGAGCTCCAACATTGCCGGGTTCGTGAATCTATTGGAAGTAGCCAAGGTGGTGAATCCTCAACCCGCAATCGTTTGGGCCTCGTCCAGCTCCGTCTACGGCCTTAACACCGAAAACCCATTCTCCGAATTGCACCGGACCGACCAGCCGGCAAGTCTCTACGCCGCCACCAAGAAAGCCGGCGAAGAAATCGCTCACACCTATAACCATATCTACGGGCTCTCCCTCACTGGCTTAAGGTTCTTCACCGTGTACGGGCCTTGGGGTAGACCAGACATGGCGTACTACTTCTTTACAAAGGACATCTTGCACGGTAAGACCATTGACATATACCAGACACAGGACGAGAAGGAGGTGGCGCGTGACTTCACGTACATCGACGACGTGGTGAAAGGCTGTCTAGGGGCGTTGGATACGGCCGAGAAGAGCACTGGAAGCGGCGGGAAGAAGCGGGGACCGGCGCAGCTGAGGATCTACAACCTCGGGAACACGGCGCCGGTGCCGGTCGGAAAGTTAGTGTCCATATTAGAGCGGTTGCTGAGCACCAAGGCCAAGAAGCACGTGATCAAGATGCCGAGGAATGGGGACGTTCCCTACACCCATGCCAATGTGACCTTGGCTTTCAGGGACTTCGGTTACAAGCCCAGCACGGATTTGGCCACCGGATTGAGAAAGTTTGTCAAATGGTATGTCAATTATTATGGGATTCAGTCGAAGGTAAAGAAGGAAACCAGCGTCGGTAATGAGCTTACTGAAGAATCCGATTGATAATAATCGTCTTCGGAACCAGCCTCTTTATTTTTTGTCGAATCAAaatcctgttttttttttttttcatttaatttggtTAAGTTATTGTCACGGTCCTTAGATGTGTCGGATCAAATTGTGGAAGCTGTTCTCGATGTAAAATATAGGTATAGATTTGTTACAGGAGGACGATGCAGCAGATAGAGACAAAGGGGAAGCTGTACGCGAGGGAGAGAGCGAGAGTGAAGGGAAGTGTAGATCTGTGAACTGGCCCCTGGGGGTTGGTGCTGTAATAATGTCGGTGGGATCTGCCAGAAAGGTTGCAGATATCACCCGTTGGATtgatataaaaagaaagaagaaagaaatttgtGAAATATGAACAGTAAAATAACAAAGATAACGATCACATCAAGAATcttttattatcaatttttttcatttatttatcatttttgactcttttattctttgtttgttcataatttgttgtttttttttaaaaggaaggGAGGTCACATGGCTAATTTCCTTTGGCTTTTGAAGATGCTTTGATGGCGGTGGTGGTACGGCAAATTAAGGTTGCGTCCAAAGTGGGTCTGAGAAAAGGGAGAGTTTACTGCAAAAATGGTCCTTGTGTGGGTGAAAGAGTTAAATTTCTTGAATGAATTAATGGTTTAATTCCGTAGCAAAAAAGTTAAGTTGATTAATATTTAAATCTGTGTCCATCCATCTATCCCAgctattaaataattgaaaatggATAGGCTGAATTGGTAAAGATGATAAGTGTCCAAACAAGGAAGAGAATGAGAAAATCCCGAAAAGCAATTTAAAGTGGTGAAAGAGCAAAAGGGTTATGGTTTGAAATGATTGGATTTTTACGTGGTGATGGGTCAggtttggtgtatttttttttttttgaaagaaagaaagaatcatttcattaataaattaatcaagAGAATGAATACATGGTGGACAATATTCTAAATCAACTATATCCTCATTTGCCCCTAGTGCATTCTTAGCTAAACAGTCAGCAACCGAATTGGCTGCTCTCTTGGTATGAATAGCCTCCCAAACTTCCATCCGAGCCAACAGATTTCTGATATCCCAGATGATAGGCCTTATTTTGCTACAACTAACTTCAGTCTGATTAATGCCAGTGATCACAACCAAAGAATCCCCCTCCAAAACAATCTTCCTTAAGCCAATCTCTTGAGCAAAACTCACAGCTTGACATGCCCCATAGGCTTCTGCAATTAGTGGATCCTGTATGAATATTCTTCTCATCCTTTTGGCAGCAATTACATGCTTACCATGGTCCCTAACAATAATGCCAATACCCACCATGTTGGTGTTTTTGCATAAAGCACTGTCGCAATTCACCTTATAGAACCCTTCAAGTGGAGCTGTCCAGCTACTGGTGCGTCAGGTTTGGtgtaaaaattgaaaagaaactCCTATAGATTTCTTTTTCTGATCATACAGTGATAGATGGTCAAACTTTTTACTCAATTTGACAACTGTTAATATTTGTCCCAATTCTTTggccataatcatttttttacgTAATATTATCTCACTACATGCGGAATAAGAGGCTCACGGATTTTAGTTcggtttttgtatatttttttaaaccgaATCCATATATATTCGGTTAacctgcttttttttttttttgtttttttttactttcttgaTGCAGAACCATCCCAATTGGTGTAATGTGCTACCTACTCAACGTATACATCATATAATCGAATGAGAAGGAAACAAAACACAGGCAACTGTCAAGTACGTACTTAATTCAATCCCAATGAAGAAATGAACATTAATATCAATGACAAGATAGATAACTCAATATTCGTGATCATAGATAGATATATAGACTCCGTTGGAAATTTCTTTTAcagatgaaaaaatatatagtcgATCGTAACATGATcgatcttaattaattaaatcaaGTAACGTCATTCAATTAACAACGTCATTTAATTTTATGGTGGATGTGATGGGTTTATATATATCAATGCAGCATGCTTGTCTCGTCAAAAATACCTAGCTGCTAATATTAGGAACAAAGCTAGCTAGGAACGTTTTCTACGGAAAAATTCTACTATTAACCTCACTTGATGATCATgcaccacatatatatatatatatatatatatatattttttttttttttctctcttatcaaatatatgatatataaataatgagtagaagatcaaatcaattaatttaagaaggatgaaaaaaaaaagtataatgtgtgatataaaaatgatgagtaacaaaactcttttctACGTCCTCCTAGAAGAGCGGGGTTACTATGTAAtatcctttttgttttctttgtagAAGATTAAAGAGATTTTTTGGGAACCATTACAACAAgagaaaaaaccaaaaccctaatgTATGAataatcactacaacaaattgggTCTTTTGGAATCAATCATTTTGTCcccaaaaaatactattttgtCCCAAAGGATttttagaatgaaaaaaaaaaagtgtcacAAAATCGTCCCAATATCATCGTTCCAAAAgaatttttgggatgaaaattcaattttcgttccaaaaagatttttttgaaacaatttagcaagaaactgTACAAATGACATTcaaacggttttttttttttttattattatgattgAAGTTCGTCTTAGATTAGCAATCGAACGATAGAATTATGCAGTTCGAATGCAGGTGGGTAGATTTGTTGTTCAAACAAGTGTACATTCAAACATTATGAATTCAATTCAAAAGTCTTCCATCGTTCAAATGCAAACTGTTAGATGttcaaacatatataatttactGTTCAAACATCACGTTTATTATTCAATGAACGTTCGAATGCTTAACGTAGTATTCGAATGATTATGACACGTTCGAATGTATTGATTGTCCCATTCGAATGGTTGGCTGTAATGGGTGTTCGAACGTGTTATAACCGTTCAAAcagtataaatatttatttagcccattaataaaaaacaaaattcacataaataacaGCTTAAAATACATTAGTACACATGTTCATCAAATATAACTAGTAGTCTCATAAATGCAAACAAACTAAATAAAACTATCAGAAACTGTTACCATAATACAAAAGATTATAGTTGAAAATATGatctataaattaaattaattagttgGAGGCCTGAGTTTTTACATAAGCATATGCTTTTCTCTCCTAAACTTTACTTGTTGCTCTTCATATTGTTTCATTCGCATCTCCTAATCTAATGTAGAATTttgacttaaataattttaattttatgcaaaatatatacttttaactaaattttaaaaatagattaaagTAATTATGCCAATGCTCATAGAAATTTGGTGAGAAAGGCTTTCCTCCTTAGAATAATAGATTAAAGCTACAGCtggccatttttattttttcttattttttatttttactttatgaTTAAGAATGTGTTTaataatgatgttgtgaatttaaaaaagaaatatttaaagttgttaaaaaaatatatgtaaaaaacaattataaaaatactctAAAATGCTAACGGTAGCTCCCAACAGGTCAtcagataaaaagttaaaaaaggttaaaaaaatgaacaatTGTTTGAACGAACAGATAGAAGCCTTCGAACGTTTTTCCACTCCCTCCATACTTTTATTCATCTAACCCGTCAAAAATTTTTCGTTCGAACTATTAAATTGAATTCGAATGATAACTTCAAACACCCACATTTACCGTTCGAACAATAACTCACATTCCCGCTATAATAAATGTAACTTAATCTGCCAATTTAACGTTTAATGGTTCCAGAGACCCATTCGAACATTAAGTCAAACGGTTAAATATCCCATTCAAATGATATTTCAGACAAGGACAAATTTGATTGTCCCAATTAATTCcattcaaatgaaaaattatatgtttGAACGGTCATTCACATCCGACAACTTTCTAGAATGAAATCTAATTTCCATtcctaaaaaacatattttagaaCGATTTTTATTTCGTctcaaaaaatttcatcccagaAGGCAAAATTTGTTGCAGTGattgtttttttcattcttaGGGTTTTTTAGATGTTTACGAGGGCATGAAGCTGCTTGGGGTCCTCGCTCACTTCCCTAATTGGCTTcgctctatatatatttatgttatataattacatatatgcATGTGTATCATGAGCCcgtaattaattatgtaattgaaGGGTGATCAATTAATCCATAAGcaatcaaaaagtaaaaaacaagaGAGAAATATTGATAAAAGTAATAGGGGAGGGATGCAGTATAATAATGGAGTATGATTGAAtccctagtatatatatacgtacttGATATGAAGTTGACTCTTGCTAGCTAGTCAACATGCTCCCAAATTCAATTGCAACTAACTTCAATGGTCGATCTGAATATTGAGTTTGAATTCATGAGTTTTTATGTGCTTGTACGTGCATGCAATTTATTGATAaggtaatattaattttgaagtgACTAAAGTTAGAAGTCGATCGATGGTTTCTCAACACAGCTGACTAACTTGATCTTGAGAATTTCTGAATGTCTGCAACATTAACCCTAGCTACAAACTGCATGGCTCGGCCTGATCAAGTCAATCACAAGCTAGCACTACTACTGCAAATTCAATCTAATTTGTAAATGTAAAAATTGACTAaaattagataactatataataaggcttatcttatcattatatttgaaattgttagatgaatataaaataattattgatttatctctaaacaatattgaatttatctAGGAATCTTAGaaattgtttaaataaattattgaggCAAAAATCAAGTTCATGGGGATCTACATTTATCCAAAACAGAAGTTGAATAGAGATCAGTCACTAGCACACTGTAGAAGAGAGTTATTGCGAAATATCAGCAATTCGTCATGAGACGTCTTAGCAACAGATTCTATCCGTCAATAGAATCCTATTTCAACTGAAACTCTTTcaagattgtttatttaagagatcATATTAGTTAGGATCTATAGAGATTTAGATCTACATATTTTCTAGAGCACTTTATAATACATATTTTGGTGAAAAAATTCATTagtaaattttcatatttatgatCTCTTATTGTGTGTGATCGTGCTTCAAGTGTAAATGATCATTGATTGGATTTCAGTCATTGGAGTTCCAGGAAGGAAGTCAATAGTTTGAAAATAGAAGTTCTGGCTACTACTATGGTAGAAGAAAAATAGGTCATTTGTCTGGATAAGTAAGAGAACAAAGttacaaaagttttgtaattgagaattacttgtaattaatttttaaacaataagattTATTTTCCTGGATTTCGCTTCCccatagggttttacctttaaagagttctttaaagggttttccTTCGTAACTAATCGTTATGTCTtgcaaatttgattattttctttaagtacTTTATtcgtttaataatcataatattgaaatttgttcaaggaaattgataGAAAATTTCGTGATTTTACAAGGATACTtggggaatttcaattggcatcagagcgtggttcactcattcgagtgtgatccaTGCCCTTATAGATTATGTCGACGTCATTGTATGTTCCACCACACTTCGATGATGATATAGATctcattgtaagaaaatttagaaaattcttGTTTTACAAGAAAGCTAATAGACAACAAAATCGAAGTAAGGAattttctacaaaaataaatcagtctaaaaattggaataaagataaatttgagaaaaatgacaAAGTTAAATATCATGAATGCTTAAGATATAGTCACATAAGAGTTGAATGTcgaaacttaaagaaataaaggaaaagtattgaatgtcacacttagtgaccGTTTAGATTCTGAAAGTTCAAGCTTATCATCTAATGACAAAAAAtcttttatagttttttctactattgtgaatgattttcctgATATTGCATTGACAAAATTTGAAAGTAGTTGTGATTACAGTGATTCATATATATCACTTGTTAATACTGATCAAGAATTAAGTTTATAGGAAGCATATAATGATGTATGTGGAGAAGTgattaaattaaagaaactcaacaagaagctgtacaatAGATTTACTGCtatgaaaaatgtgaaaaaaaatatttttgaagcattaaaaatttctagtgttgaaatatcaatattaaaagatcaaaaggctgtgctagaaaaaaaaattgaaaaagtttcaGGAGTGCAAGCAAAGAAccacaacacaaaaattagaagagatgttgagtttttAAAAATCTAGTTATGATCGCATGGCTTTTGGGTATATGACTTTCCAAGATATGGAACTTAAATGCTCATCATCCACTACCACttcatcaaaagatatcatttttgttaaaggagaTCAAGTTGAGGAAGATCCAAATAAGGCCGTGTCTAAAACTCATGTTCAAATAGCCTCTCATGATAGATCACtgacaaagaagcccaaccaAGATAAGTCTGAAGGTAAGTTTACTCCTACTTGTCATTTTTGTGGTATTCTTGGCTATATAAAGTCACATTGTTTTAACttgagaaaaatacaaaaaaagagaaggaaaaataaaatatacaatgaaggaaaagaatttagaaaataagGTTGAAGAATTGAGTAATCAAATAACCTCCATAAGCCTTAAGCTTGGTGAACTAGCataattttgttttcaaaataaagaagcaTCATACAAAGTggtgttgatgaaaagaataggccaaaatttaaaacaaagtaaATGGTCAAAGAAGATGTCATGTCACGTTAATTGATAGGACTATTTGCATgttcttgtattttttatattattgcattagtttaggacatgcattttatttttatattttgcttttaggtttctgtttttcaattttaaataagaaaaatataatataaaattttttctggtttggttcaaagtttttctttaaggaaaatgCATGCttgcatttaatccatgaaaagttGAAATACATGGGAGTTTGTtattgtgacgccctcaaattccgtttgggatcggacggacatttgaagcgtcgagacatgcaacacaaggttacttgcccccgttcatgacatataacatgcaatattcctaacatgcatctaacaatatgcaatatttgcagcggataaattttttctttagcaatactatgcactaaattgaaaatatcccaaatgcttaaaacatacttcatacataaaaatctattgaacaactaagatcacaacactagtccaaaatggttatgatccaaaaagtagtagagatgcaactcaatcgtacaagtagtaatttacgttaattactatatcaacatttatgtcgcaccgtcacttagtcaagtgtgtctagttgatcagctcatgattctccttcaggtcctgtaacaagatctaccattcggggggaatggtagttgggactaccaaagtgagatttgattacaaatctcagtaagttaacaaaaaacttccacacaagctaatgatgcatggatgacagtaaaagtataaatgcataatcaaattcataagtaattaaaacataacttggagtacaacatagcataattgacataacttaaattgaaacatgaactgaacttgacttgacatgaacatgatctgaaacttgacttagcatgaacttgctttgaaacttgaattaacatgaaaaatacatactccacagttgttgtggccccatgtattctacgcaaacttgatttaacatgaaaaatacatactccacagttgttgtggccccatgtattatacgtataaatatatactccacagttgttgtggccccatgtattctacacaaacttgacttaacatgaaaaatacatactccacagttgttgtggccccatgtattctatgtgtaaatacatactccacagttgttgtggccccatgtattctacgcatcacaattgtagttaaatacatacttcacagttgttgtggccccatgtattctacacaaacataatgtactcaagatgaaacgtgactggaatacaaaaggactgaaactctgacgtaatataacgtgacttgaatataacttgaaatacatgaccaacttaagatagaaacatttcgtaacatgacataacatataatagacaacatatttaacatgacatatttgcaacagtgaatattacatgacttgacatacatgtaatagatggcatacttagcatgacgtacttgtaatgtacagtaatacataacagaatatattatgtaacagataaaaattgatgacagaataaattctgtataatagacaattacgtgataacttggcatggcatgacatatatgataacacacatacatacattgtagttcttttacttagcacacatacacagtagactgctagtaagttagaagctaacttacctcgatctccgcgtttcttataaaacttcaagtgtgatcacgaggaactgtaattagtgattctaaaagttataactaaattactaaaaatttgatatatgaaaaatactaacttaaagagtacaattttcattttactctctacatgtggaaaaatgaccgttttacccataacttaaggattttgcataccaactccaaaagtttccaaaatttacatttctcatgtaaattttgtcctaaatttaaatatcaattcagaaaaatttaaaacaaaacacaactatgaagaacacactatggccgaaacatccataggccatttcccttgatttttgttgcaattccttccaacttcaaaactcatgcttaaaccaaaattttgcaacaaacatcttccaatcttaagttcaaaaccatatttaaaacatccatttagaaaaagctaataattaacaccaaacttttttgtaaaaagatccaaacacttgaatcacaagttttgaccttaaatcaaaacatctccaagaatttcaaaaatcaaatcttacttctaacatattcataatatcatcctaacatcaaccatgctttaaatcatcaaactaaagtcaccaaaatcacaaaataacatttggagtttttggttttacacttagtccaaaaacagaaactttttcctcaactagttttgataaatctcttgatctatgacttataaatatatgatcttcaaaccaaaccattacatggtttaaaaagatgtcctaaaacatatataagcttctaatttaagatcacatggttagaaattaaccaaaacataaatttagccaagaatatccacactttggcttatctgaatatctctttgcataaaatttcatatctttgaaactaacatcaaatatcttcaaaataataatataacatgtatataagatgtttaggatcctccaataaaattatcaaagtcattagaataggtttagaccaccaaagagttaaactttctcaaaacagaaactgtttttcctcttccagtttctaagtttctaaatctaagaaaatctttcatcaaaacctttaatcatgcgaaaatcctcaaccaatagtcatatatacatgttaacaatactccataaaaatttcggaccaatatctatccattagcttggtcaaaaattccaaactataatatattctccagtttacctcccagaatgacctttctatagttta
Coding sequences within it:
- the LOC122315785 gene encoding UDP-glucuronate 4-epimerase 6-like: MQMASPPDTSKTIKLERYNSYLRRVNSTKLLNASSKILFRATLLIALALIFYFTLNYPPLISDTNPGRHLHTHHNFLSSALYGPRAGGPTWEKQVRHSSTPRRPNGMSVLVTGAGGFVGSHCSLALKKRGDGVLGLDNFNDYYDPSLKRARQALLLKHQVFIVEGDLNDAPLLTKLFDVVPFTHVLHLAAQAGVRYAMQNPQSYVSSNIAGFVNLLEVAKVVNPQPAIVWASSSSVYGLNTENPFSELHRTDQPASLYAATKKAGEEIAHTYNHIYGLSLTGLRFFTVYGPWGRPDMAYYFFTKDILHGKTIDIYQTQDEKEVARDFTYIDDVVKGCLGALDTAEKSTGSGGKKRGPAQLRIYNLGNTAPVPVGKLVSILERLLSTKAKKHVIKMPRNGDVPYTHANVTLAFRDFGYKPSTDLATGLRKFVKWYVNYYGIQSKVKKETSVGNELTEESD